The Hujiaoplasma nucleasis DNA window AAAAGCTTTATGATTGTGATACAATAATAAATAAGGGTTTCATTCAATCATTCTATTTATAATATTAAATTTTTTATTTTTGATGTTATAGAATAGAAAAATCACAAAAAAAGGAGAGTTATATTTAATTAAATTAAATATACAAAGACTATGTACGCAAAAAATATTTGGAAAAATGCAGATGTAAAGAAAGTAAAAGAAATAATGGATTTTAATGAGGGATATAAGTCTTATATCTCATTGGGAAAAACTGAAAGATTATGTGTGAATGAATCAGTAAAAATTGCTGAAGAAGCAGGATATAAAGATTTATCTGCTTTTAAATCATTGAAAAAAGGTGATAAAATCTATGCCGTCAATAAAAACAAGAATATTGTTTTATTTGTTATTGGTGAAAAAGATATCACTGAAGGAATAAGAATATTAGGTGCTCACATTGATTCACCTAGATTAGATGTAAAACAAAATCCTTTATACGAAAAAGAAGAATTTGCTATATTAGATACTCATTATTATGGTGGAATCAAAAAATATCAATGGGTAACAATTCCTTTAGCTATTCATGGTGTTGTATGTAAAAAGGATGGAACCACTATTACAATTAATATTGGTGAAGATGATAATGATCCGGTATTAGGTATTACAGATTTATTGGTTCATTTATCTGCTGATCAAATGAAAAAAACAGCTAGTCTTGTCATTGAAGGCGAAAATTTAGATGTTACTTTTGGTAATATACCTTTAAAAGATGAAGAAAAAGACGCTGCTAAAGCTAATATTCTGAAGTTATTAAAAGAAAAATATAATATTGAAGAAGAAGATTTTATTTCTTCTGAGTTAGAATTAGTGCCTGCGGGTAAGGCTAGAGATTATGGTTTAGATCGTTCTATGGTTGCTGGTTATGGACATGATGATAGGGTGTGTGCTTATACATCTTTAAAAGCTGTCATAGATATTGAAAATCCTGAATATACTGCTTGCTGTATATTAGTGGATAAAGAAGAAATCGGTAGTGTTGGTGCAACTGGAGCTTCTTCTTTATTCTTTGAGAATGTTGTTGCTCAATTATTATCTTTGACAGGTAAAACTTCTTATTTAGATTTAAAAACAACCATGACAAATTCAAACATGTTATCATCTGATGTATCAGCTGCCTTAGACCCATTATATTTATCAGTTTCTGATAAAAACAATAATGCTAAATTTTCTTATGGAGTAGTATTTAATAAATACACAGGTTCTAGAGGTAAAAGCGGTTCGAACGATGCTGAACCAGAATACATAGCATGGATAAGAAGAATCATGGATGAAAATAACATTCACTACCAAACAAGTGAACTTGGTAAAGTTGACCAAGGTGGCGGTGGGACTATCGCTTATATTCTTGGAGAATATAACATGAATGTTATTGATGCTGGTGTGGCTGTGTTAAATATGCATGCACCAATGGAGATTGTTTCAAAAGCTGACGTTTACGAAGCTTACTTAGCTTATAAAACATTCTTAGTTAAATAATATAAACGGGCTATAGAATGAAGGTTATTCTTGCAAAAACACAAAAAGATATCACTGATCATTTCTATGTGAGAGGTATGGTTTTTGTTGTTGAACAAAAGATTGATTATGAAATAGAATTTGATGGTTTGGATGGGGAGTGTATTTTGTTTACTGCTTATATAGACGATTTGCCTGTAGGTGCTGCAAGGTTATATAAGAATAAAGTAGGTAGAGTTGCGACTTTAAAAGCCTTTAGGCAACAAGGTGTTGCATCAGCAATCATGAAGGAAATAGAAAACTATGCCTTAAAACATCAAATGAAGGAACTCATTCTTCATGCTCAATTGTATGTAAAAGATTTTTATTATAAAAGAGGATATTTGCCAATTGGAGACATATTTCAAGAAGCTGATATAGATCATATTAAAATGATTAAGAAGTTATAAAAAAATACAACATATCAAAATGATATGTTGTATTTTTATAGAATGTTAAATAAATCTTTCAATTTAGTGATTGTGTAGGTGGGTGAATTATCTAAAGTGTTTTCATTTTTATTAGGGTTAAACCAAATCGTATCAATCCCTGCGTTAAAACCACATTGGATATCTGAAGATAAACTATCACCAATAATGATGATATCATCTTTATTGTGATGGTTTATTAGCTTTAGAGTATGATCTATAATTTTAGGATCAGGTTTCATGATTTTTATTTCATCTGAAATCACTGTTAGTTCAATAAAAGGCTTTAATACTGAGTTTCTAATGCGCTTATTTTGTACTTCTTTAAGCCCATTGGTAACAATGACTATTTTATATTTCTTTGATAAGTATTCAATGATTTCATATGCATCTTCATATAATATTGAGGCGTTTGCTAGGTATTGAGTATATATATTAGTGAAATTTTGAGGGTCTCCTTGGATATTGCTTGCTTTCATAAATCTCTTAAATCTCTCGATTTTTAGTTTGTCTTGACTGATTAAACCTTGTTCTAATTCGCGCCAAGTTTCTTCATTCTTTTCTATATAAATAGGAAACAAAGATGAAAAATCATTTTCTTTACCTATATCATTAAGAAAGTTCTTGAAAGCGATTCTTTCAGATTGATCAAAGTCGAATAAAGTTCGATCCGCATCAAAAATTAATAACTTGTAAGCCAAAGTATACCTCCTCTTATTGTATATAGTATAATAGAATTATATGGATTGTGCAATTCTTTTGATATAAGCAATTAGTATAAAAAGTTTTATTGATATTTTTGCTACAATACGATTACGGAGGTATAAAATCTTGAGAAAAGTAGATATCCAAGCGGCTATTAATTGGATTGATGGTAAGTTAGAAGATGACTTCAGTTTGAATGAAATAAGCGCATACCTTGGTTATAGTAAATTTCATACAAGCAGAGAATTCAAAGCCTTTACGGGTAGTACTCTTAAAAGATATATAATGTTGAGAAGACTGACTAAAGCTGCCAAGGATATTCGTGACTTAAACATAAGAATTATTGATGTTGCTATTAAGTATGGATTTAATTCACAAGAAGCATTTTCAAGATCGTTTAAGAATACTTTTGGAATTAACCCAGGATTATATCAAAAAGAAAATAAACCAATAAAGTATTTTCTAAAAAAGGATGTTTTATTTCCTAATAATCTAAATCAAAAAGGAGAATTAATGATGATTAAAGATGAAGAAATCAGAGTTAAGTTAGAAGAAATAAAGGAACATAAGTTGGTCTTTATTAAAAGAAGTGGGGTCAATAATTATATGGATTTTTGGGAAAAAGTAGACCAAGAGCCTAATATGGATTGTGATGAATTACATGGTGTATTTGCTAGTATTCCAGGAAATTATAAAGAGGGTTTTGGTGCTTTTACAGAAGACGGATATTTGTTTGGAAAAGATTGCCCTCTAGATTATGATGTATCAATGTATCCTTTTGAGGAGAAAATTATTGATACTCAAAAATATTTAATATTTGAGCATCCTGGACTTTCTGAAGCTGAGTTTGGACAAGCACTTAAACAGGTTAGAAGAGTAGCTTTAGAGAAGTTTGATTTTAAACTACACGGTTATGAGATAGATGATTCATTCGTAAAAGCTTATGAACATAGTGGCATGGAAATTTCATATTATTTTATTAGGATACCTTTAAAGAGTAAATAAAAAAATGATGCCCTGCATATTTTGCAGGGCATTTCTTATTCAATGATTGAATTAAGATATTGGTCTATAAAAAGAATTCTTTCTACTAACCAAGCTTTAAATTGTTCCTTTCCATCATCTTGTGAAGTTAATTCTTCTTGATAATATAGGTGCCATCCACCAGTTTCCCTAGTGTTTTTCCACATATTATGATTTTGGATAAACAATTCACTATAAGTATTTGTGTATACATCTATGTTGGCCATTGCTTGGTCTAATAATCCATCATCTTGATTGATTTCATTCCATTTTTC harbors:
- a CDS encoding aminopeptidase — its product is MYAKNIWKNADVKKVKEIMDFNEGYKSYISLGKTERLCVNESVKIAEEAGYKDLSAFKSLKKGDKIYAVNKNKNIVLFVIGEKDITEGIRILGAHIDSPRLDVKQNPLYEKEEFAILDTHYYGGIKKYQWVTIPLAIHGVVCKKDGTTITINIGEDDNDPVLGITDLLVHLSADQMKKTASLVIEGENLDVTFGNIPLKDEEKDAAKANILKLLKEKYNIEEEDFISSELELVPAGKARDYGLDRSMVAGYGHDDRVCAYTSLKAVIDIENPEYTACCILVDKEEIGSVGATGASSLFFENVVAQLLSLTGKTSYLDLKTTMTNSNMLSSDVSAALDPLYLSVSDKNNNAKFSYGVVFNKYTGSRGKSGSNDAEPEYIAWIRRIMDENNIHYQTSELGKVDQGGGGTIAYILGEYNMNVIDAGVAVLNMHAPMEIVSKADVYEAYLAYKTFLVK
- a CDS encoding GNAT family N-acetyltransferase; translated protein: MKVILAKTQKDITDHFYVRGMVFVVEQKIDYEIEFDGLDGECILFTAYIDDLPVGAARLYKNKVGRVATLKAFRQQGVASAIMKEIENYALKHQMKELILHAQLYVKDFYYKRGYLPIGDIFQEADIDHIKMIKKL
- a CDS encoding YjjG family noncanonical pyrimidine nucleotidase, producing MAYKLLIFDADRTLFDFDQSERIAFKNFLNDIGKENDFSSLFPIYIEKNEETWRELEQGLISQDKLKIERFKRFMKASNIQGDPQNFTNIYTQYLANASILYEDAYEIIEYLSKKYKIVIVTNGLKEVQNKRIRNSVLKPFIELTVISDEIKIMKPDPKIIDHTLKLINHHNKDDIIIIGDSLSSDIQCGFNAGIDTIWFNPNKNENTLDNSPTYTITKLKDLFNIL
- a CDS encoding helix-turn-helix transcriptional regulator, with translation MRKVDIQAAINWIDGKLEDDFSLNEISAYLGYSKFHTSREFKAFTGSTLKRYIMLRRLTKAAKDIRDLNIRIIDVAIKYGFNSQEAFSRSFKNTFGINPGLYQKENKPIKYFLKKDVLFPNNLNQKGELMMIKDEEIRVKLEEIKEHKLVFIKRSGVNNYMDFWEKVDQEPNMDCDELHGVFASIPGNYKEGFGAFTEDGYLFGKDCPLDYDVSMYPFEEKIIDTQKYLIFEHPGLSEAEFGQALKQVRRVALEKFDFKLHGYEIDDSFVKAYEHSGMEISYYFIRIPLKSK